The following proteins are co-located in the Oncorhynchus clarkii lewisi isolate Uvic-CL-2024 chromosome 30, UVic_Ocla_1.0, whole genome shotgun sequence genome:
- the LOC139389412 gene encoding dedicator of cytokinesis protein 5-like isoform X1 has product MTRWIPTKKEKYGVAIYNYDSRGEQELSLQVGDTVHILETFEGWYRGYTLRDKSRKGIFPASYIHLKEAKVEGTGQQEIVIPGDLPLVLELGATLREWTQIWYKLYVNNKTTLFRGVQQMAYSLIEYRSQIVSGTLPKDDLVELRKKVTAKIDYGNRILGLDLVVRDDAGNTLDPDCTSTVSLFRAFETASRSIDDRIQEEKTRLQNLEMRRQSLFSTVHTYSLFVNLKNFVCNIGEDAELLMSLYDPDQSEFISENFLVRWDSMGMPKEIEKLNNLPALFTDLSSSDLIRPRLFLVCQIIRVGSMELKEGKKHTGGLRRPFGVAVMDITDIAHGKADDEEKQHFIPFQQIAMETYIRQRQLIISPLLPSRVIGENEPLTAVFNKVINTREVNHKGQGLFVTLKLLPGDLSQVRKDYPHFVDRTTAIVRKMGFPEIILPGYVRNDIYVTLLQGEFDRGKKTSPKNVEVMLSVLDNDGNLMEKAIFPGAGYDGITEYKSVIYYQVKQPSWNETVKVTIPIEDVGRCHLRVMFRHRSSQDSRDKSEKPFGMAFVRLMKGDGTTLRDGRHDLIVYKVDAKKSEDAKTYLTLPGSWAEVEEKERQTGKTFNHSGVIPLTKDSFQIGTLTCSTKLTQNVDLLGLLNWRSNPEELDQNLQRLMEVEGGEIVKFLQDTLDALFSIMMETSEEETYDTLLFNALVFIITLIGDIKFQHFNPVLETYINKHFSATLAYMKLTKVLNYYVGHADEPVLTERLYSALKALKYLFRFIVQSRVLYLRFYGTSEDAFFNSIRTLFLSFNTLMDRPLDEGVKIKGAILKYLPTIINDIKNVFDPVELSVLLTKFIESIPDSQLVRQKLGCMCKMVESDLFKQSECRDVLLPLVTDQLSGQLDDHSNKPDHEACVQLLSTVLDNLDRKNVGPTRGHVQLIMERLLRRVNRTVISMSRTSTLIGHYLACMTAILKQMDDMHYAHYISTFKTRQDIIDFLMETFIMFKDLMGNVFPSDWMTMNLLQIGVFLRAINQYSEVLNMYFMDQTHFELQLWNNYFHLTVAFLTHKSLQLESFSQEKRNKILNKYGDMRKSIGFKIRDMWYNLGPHKMKFIPAMVGPILKATLVPEPELRKATIPIFFDMMQCEHNFTPSRTFNMFENELITKLDQEVEGGRGDEQYKILLEKTLLEHCRRHRYLSQSGEELALLLSSLLEKLLAYRTITHDESPELRMSCTVNVLNFYKEKKREDIYIRYLYKLRDLHLVCENYTEAAYTLLLHAELLEWSDKPCAPHLIPGHGKHVWTQQELKERLFQEIICNLDKGKMWEKAIEMGKQLAKMHENQMFDFMELSQLLKQQAQFYENIMHAMRPQPEYFAVGYYGLGFPTFLRNKVFIYRGKEYEWLEDFSLKLLSQFPNAARMTSTAPPGDNICNSQGQHIQCFTVKPVLTVPAQFKDKGVPEQILNYYRTNEVDQFQYSRPFRKGAKDPDNEFATMWIERTTYITTYHFPGILKWFEVKSISVEEISPLQNAVETMEMANEKLSNLVQQQACDSSTSVHPLSMMLNGIVDPAVMGGYSNYEKAFFTDTYMHEHPDDLESIEVLKHLIALQIPLLADGIRIHGEKSTEQLKPLHNRLLTCFSDLRERVEKHYGVITLPCSLTERKKSRVGSVVMPYILSSTLRRMSTVSTTSSGLSSGSTSSNGPSRPSSQDSLLSRDTANDRRASMLSRSEDDNRIGRKNRKEWSVSKSQVLVERQPDIDEQTLPEKPQRPKSLQFGDRRLTLSLFQGVSSHLSLDNPLSPLPASPQTPHSSTYSSLPGDNDATTDTPGTPPPMPPKKHPHEMFDISQNSLEFHPPLPQKIDSKPPPPPPKTRKSMFPGSYENNPQ; this is encoded by the exons CAATTTATAATTACGACTCCAGAGGCGAGCAGGAGCTGTCTCTCCAGGTGGGAGACACTGTACATATACTTGAGACATTTGAAG GCTGGTACAGAGGGTACACATTACGGGACAAATCACGGAAG GGCATTTTCCCAGCCTCGTACATCCACCTGAAGGAGGCGAAAGTTGAAGGGACAGG CCAACAGGAAATAGTTATCCCAGGAGACCTACCACTGGTACTGGAACTCGGTGCCACTCTGAGGGAATGGACACAAATATGGTACAAGCTGTATGTG AACAACAAGACCACTCTCTTCAGGGGCGTACAGCAGATGGCCTACAGCCTCATCGAGTATCGATCTCAGATAGTGTCAGGAACATTACCCAAGGATGACCTTGTGGAGCTCAGGAAGAAAGTCACAGCTAAGATTGATTATGGAAACCG GATTCTGGGTTTGGACTTGGTGGTGCGAGATGACGCGGGGAACACTCTGGACCCGGACTGCACCAGCACAGTCAGTCTGTTCAGGGCCTTTGAGACTGCATCCCGCAGTATAGATGACAGAATACAGGAGGAGAAG ACCCGTCTGCAGAACCTGGAGATGAGGCGCCAGTCCCTGTTCAGCACGGTGCACACCTACAGTCTCTTCGTGAACCTCAAGAACTTTGTGTGTAACATCGGGGAGGATGCAGAGCTGCTTATGTCACTCTATGACCCTGACCAGTCTGAGTTCATCAG TGAGAACTTCCTGGTGCGCTGGGACAGCATGGGCATGCCCAAAGAGATTGAGAAACTCAACAACCTGCCTGCCCTTTTCACG GATCTGAGCAGCAGTGACCTGATTAGGCCACGTCTCTTCCTCGTCTGTCAGATTATCAGAGTGGGCAGCATGGAGCTCAAGGAGGGCAAGAAACACACTGGAGGGTTAAGGAGACCATTTGGTGTGGCTG TGATGGACATCACAGATATCGCCCATGGAAAAGCAGACGATGAGGAGAAGCAGCATTTCATCCCCTTTCAGCA GATAGCTATGGAGACCTACATCCGTCAGAGGCAGCTCatcatttctcctctcctcccatcccggGTCATTGGAGAGAACGAGCCTCTCACCGCCGTCTTCAACAAAGTCATTAACACCCGGGAGGTCAACCACAAGGGCCAGG GACTGTTTGTGACACTGAAGCTGCTTCCTGGTGACCTGTCCCAGGTCAGGAAGGACTACCCTCACTTTGTTGATCGCACCACCGCCATCGTCAGAAAGATGGGCTTCCCTGAGATCATCCTCCCAG GGTATGTGAGGAACGATATCTATGTCACCTTGCTGCAGGGGGAGTTTGACCGTGGTAAAAAAACGTCACCCAAAAATGTTGAGGTGATGTTGAGTGTTCTAGATAACGATGGCAATCTCATGGAG AAAGCAATATTTCCTGGAGCTGGATATGATGGGATCACAGAATACAAGTCTGTAATTTACTACCAGGTCAAGCAGCCAAGCTGGAATGAAACAGTCAAG GTGACTATTCCTATTGAAGATGTGGGTCGCTGTCATCTCAGGGTGATGTTTCGACACAGATCATCTCAGGACT CTAGAGACAAATCAGAGAAGCCGTTTGGCATGGCGTTCGTCCGCCTGATGAAAGGAGACGGAACCACGCTGAGAGACGGCAGACATGACCTCATCGTCTACAAG GTTGACGCAAAGAAGTCTGAGGATGCAAAAACATACCTGACTCTGCCAGGCTCCTGGGCtgaagtggaggagaaggagaggcagacagggaaAACCTTTAACCATTCAGGAGTCATCCCACTCACCAAGGACAGCTTCCAGATTGGCACTCTCACCTGCTCCACTAAACTCACCCAGAATG TGGATCTCCTGGGCCTGTTGAACTGGAGGTCCAACCCTGAAGAGCTGGACCAGAACCTGCAGCGCCTGATGGAGGTTGAGGGGGGGGAAATTGTCAAG TTTCTACAGGACACACTTGATGCCCTCTTCAGTATCATGATGGAGACTTCAGAGGAGGAGACTTATGACACACTGCTGTTTAATGCTCTG GTGTTCATAATCACACTGATTGGAGACATCAAGTTCCAGCACTTTAACCCAGTACTGGAGACATACATCAACAAGCACTTCAGTGCCACTCTGGCTTACAT GAAGCTTACCAAGGTTCTGAATTACTATGTGGGCCATGCAGATGAGCCTGTCCTAACCGAGAGACTGTACTCAGCCCTCAAAGCCCTCAAGTACCTGTTCAGGTTCATCGTGCAGTCCCGGGTCCTCTACCTCAG ATTCTATGGGACCAGTGAGGATGCTTTCTTCAACTCCATACGGACACTCTTCCTGTCCTTCAACACACTCATGGACAGACCGCTGGATGAGGGAGTGAAGATAAAG GGGGCGATACTAAAATACCTTCCCACCATCATTAATGACATCAAGAATGTCTTTGATCCTGTAGAGCTCAG tGTTCTTTTGACTAAGTTCATTGAGAGCATCCCTGACTCTCAGCTGGTGCGCCAGAAACTTGGTTGCATGTGTAAGATGGTGGAGAGTGACCTTTTCAAACAGTCAG AGTGTCGAGATGTCCTCTTGCCGCTGGTGACAGACCAGCTGAGTGGGCAGCTGGATGACCACTCCAATAAACCAGACCACGAGGCTTGTGTTCAGCTGCTCAGCACTGTGCTGGACAACCTGGACCGCAAGAATGTG GGTCCAACCCGGGGCCATGTCCAGCTGATAATGGAGCGGCTGCTTCGCAGGGTCAATCGCACTGTCATCAGCATGAGCAGAACCTCCACTCTCATT ggtcattacctagcctgcaTGACCGCCATCTTGAAGCAGATGGATGACATGCACTACGCCCACTACATCAGCACCTTCAAGACCAGACAAGACATCATT GACTTCCTGATGGAGACATTCATCATGTTTAAGGACCTGATGGGGAACGTTTTCCCCTCTGACTGGATGACCATGAACCTCCTGCAGATTGGTGTGTTTCTGCGGGCCATCAACCAGTACTCTGAGGTCCTCAACATGTACTTCATGGACCAGACCCACTTTGAGCTGCAG ctCTGGAACAACTACTTCCACTTGACTGTTGCATTCCTTACCCACAAGTCATTGCAACTGGAATCCTTCTCTCAAGAAAAACGGAATAAAATACTGAAcaa GTATGGAGACATGAGGAAGAGCATTGGCTTTAAGATCCGAGATATGTGGTATAATCTTG GCCCCCACAAGATGAAGTTCATCCCGGCCATGGTGGGGCCCATCCTAAAGGCTaccctggtgcctgagccagaGCTGAGGAAAGCCACCATCCCCATCTTCTTTGACATGATGCAGTGTGAGCACAACTTCACTCCCAGCCGCACCTTTAACATG TTTGAGAATGAGCTGATCACCAAGTTGGATCAGGAGGTAGAGGGAGGCCGTGGGGATGAACAGTACAAAATCCTGCTGGAGAAAAC ACTACTGGAGCACTGCCGGAGGCACAGATACCTGTCTCAGTCAGGGGAGGAGCTGGCTCTGCTGCTCAGCAGTCTGCTGGAGAAGCTACTGGCCTACCGCACCATCACACATGACGAGAGCCCTGAGCTCCGCATGAGCTGCACCGTTAACGTCCTG AACTTCTACAAGGAGAAGAAGCGGGAAGACATTTACATTCG GTATCTGTACAAGCTCAGGGATTTGCACCTTGTCTGTGAGAACTACACGGAGGCAGCATACACCCTGTTACTTCACGCCGAACTCCTCGAG TGGTCTGACAAGCCCTGTGCCCCACATCTGATCCCCGGTCATGGCAAACATGTCTGGACCCAGCAGGAGCTCAAAGAGAGACTCTTCCAGGAGATCATCTGTAACCTGGACAAGGGCAAA ATGTGGGAGAAAGCCATTGAGATGGGTAAACAGCTGGCAAAGATGCACGAGAACCAGATGTTCGACTTCATGGAGCTGAGCCAGCTGCTG AAACAGCAAGCCCAGTTCTATGAGAATATAATGCATGCCATGCGGCCTCAGCCAGAATACTTTGCTGTGGGATACTATGGCCTTGGATTCCCCACTTTCCTCAGG AACAAAGTGTTCATCTACCGTGGTAAGGAGTACGAGTGGCTGGAGGACTTCAGTCTGAAGCTGCTGTCGCAGTTCCCCAACGCAGCCAGGATGACCAGCACAGCGCCCCCTGGGGACAACATCTGTAACTCCCAAGGACAGC ATATCCAGTGTTTTACAGTCAAGCCAGTCCTTACTGTGCCCGCCCAGTTCAAAGACAAGGGTGTTCCTGAGCAGATCCTGAA ctACTACAGAACCAATGAAGTGGACCAGTTTCAGTATTCCAGACCCTTCAGGAAAGGCGCAAAGGACCCCGACAATGAATTTGCA ACCATGTGGATCGAGAGGACAACTTACATCACAACCTATCACTTCCCAGGGATTCTCAAATGGTTCGAAGTGAAGTCCATCTCTGTT GAGGAGATCAGccctctgcagaatgctgtggagaCCATGGAGATGGCCAATGAGAAGCTCAGTAACCTGGTGCAGCAGCAGGCCTGTGACAGCTCCACGTCCGTCCACCCACTCTCCATGATGCTCAATGGCATTGTTGACCCTGCCGTCATGGGTGGCTACTCCAACTACGAGAAG GCATTCTTCACTGACACCTACATGCATGAACACCCAGATGACCTTGAGAGCATTGAGGTCCTCAAACATCTTATTGCCCTCCAG atCCCTCTCCTGGCTGATGGCATCCGAATCCACGGAGAGAAATCCACGGAGCAGCTGAAGCCCTTACACAACCGCCTGCTCACCTGTTTCTCAGACCTGCGGGAGAGAGTGGAGAAGCATTACGGCGTCATAACCCTG CCCTGCTCTCTCACTGAAAGGAAGAAGAGTCGTGTGGGCTCCGTAGTGATGCCCTACATCCTGTCCTCCACCCTGCGCCGCATGTCCActgtctccaccacctcctcaggCCTCTCCAGCGGCTCCACCTCCTCTAACGGACCCTCCCGGCCCTCCTCCCAGGA TTCGCTGTTGTCCCGTGACACTGCCAACGATCGCCGGGCCTCGATGTTGTCCCGCTCTGAGGATGACAACCGGATCGGTCGAAAGAACCGAAAAGAATGGAGTGTGAGCAAGTCACAGGTTTTGGTGGAGAGACAGCCAGACATAGATGAG CAGACCCTTCCAGAGAAGCCGCAGAGACCCAAAAGTCTGCAGTTTGGGGATCGTCGCCTGACCCTATCTCTGTTCCAGGGTGTTTCCTCTCACCTCAGCCTTGACAACCCACTCAGCCCCCTGCCAGCCTCTCCTCAGACTCCTCACAGCTCCA cttATTCATCTCTCCCCGGTGATAATGATGCCACCACTGACACTCCCGGAACACCCCCACCCATGCCACCAAAGAAACATCCCCATGAGATGTTTGACATCTCCCAAAACTCCCTTGAG TTCCACCCTCCTCTGCCTCAGAAAATTGACAGCaagccccctccacctcctcctaaAACCAGGAAGTCTATGTTCCCTGGCTCCTACGAGAATAATCCTCAGTGA
- the LOC139389412 gene encoding dedicator of cytokinesis protein 5-like isoform X2, which yields MTRWIPTKKEKYGVAIYNYDSRGEQELSLQVGDTVHILETFEGWYRGYTLRDKSRKGIFPASYIHLKEAKVEGTGQQEIVIPGDLPLVLELGATLREWTQIWYKLYVNNKTTLFRGVQQMAYSLIEYRSQIVSGTLPKDDLVELRKKVTAKIDYGNRILGLDLVVRDDAGNTLDPDCTSTVSLFRAFETASRSIDDRIQEEKTRLQNLEMRRQSLFSTVHTYSLFVNLKNFVCNIGEDAELLMSLYDPDQSEFISENFLVRWDSMGMPKEIEKLNNLPALFTDLSSSDLIRPRLFLVCQIIRVGSMELKEGKKHTGGLRRPFGVAVMDITDIAHGKADDEEKQHFIPFQQIAMETYIRQRQLIISPLLPSRVIGENEPLTAVFNKVINTREVNHKGQGLFVTLKLLPGDLSQVRKDYPHFVDRTTAIVRKMGFPEIILPGYVRNDIYVTLLQGEFDRGKKTSPKNVEVMLSVLDNDGNLMEKAIFPGAGYDGITEYKSVIYYQVKQPSWNETVKVTIPIEDVGRCHLRVMFRHRSSQDSRDKSEKPFGMAFVRLMKGDGTTLRDGRHDLIVYKVDAKKSEDAKTYLTLPGSWAEVEEKERQTGKTFNHSGVIPLTKDSFQIGTLTCSTKLTQNVDLLGLLNWRSNPEELDQNLQRLMEVEGGEIVKFLQDTLDALFSIMMETSEEETYDTLLFNALVFIITLIGDIKFQHFNPVLETYINKHFSATLAYMKLTKVLNYYVGHADEPVLTERLYSALKALKYLFRFIVQSRVLYLRFYGTSEDAFFNSIRTLFLSFNTLMDRPLDEGVKIKGAILKYLPTIINDIKNVFDPVELSVLLTKFIESIPDSQLVRQKLGCMCKMVESDLFKQSECRDVLLPLVTDQLSGQLDDHSNKPDHEACVQLLSTVLDNLDRKNVGPTRGHVQLIMERLLRRVNRTVISMSRTSTLIGHYLACMTAILKQMDDMHYAHYISTFKTRQDIIDFLMETFIMFKDLMGNVFPSDWMTMNLLQIGVFLRAINQYSEVLNMYFMDQTHFELQLWNNYFHLTVAFLTHKSLQLESFSQEKRNKILNKYGDMRKSIGFKIRDMWYNLGPHKMKFIPAMVGPILKATLVPEPELRKATIPIFFDMMQCEHNFTPSRTFNMFENELITKLDQEVEGGRGDEQYKILLEKTLLEHCRRHRYLSQSGEELALLLSSLLEKLLAYRTITHDESPELRMSCTVNVLNFYKEKKREDIYIRYLYKLRDLHLVCENYTEAAYTLLLHAELLEWSDKPCAPHLIPGHGKHVWTQQELKERLFQEIICNLDKGKMWEKAIEMGKQLAKMHENQMFDFMELSQLLKQQAQFYENIMHAMRPQPEYFAVGYYGLGFPTFLRNKVFIYRGKEYEWLEDFSLKLLSQFPNAARMTSTAPPGDNICNSQGQHIQCFTVKPVLTVPAQFKDKGVPEQILNYYRTNEVDQFQYSRPFRKGAKDPDNEFATMWIERTTYITTYHFPGILKWFEVKSISVEEISPLQNAVETMEMANEKLSNLVQQQACDSSTSVHPLSMMLNGIVDPAVMGGYSNYEKAFFTDTYMHEHPDDLESIEVLKHLIALQIPLLADGIRIHGEKSTEQLKPLHNRLLTCFSDLRERVEKHYGVITLPCSLTERKKSRVGSVVMPYILSSTLRRMSTVSTTSSGLSSGSTSSNGPSRPSSQDSLLSRDTANDRRASMLSRSEDDNRIGRKNRKEWSVSKSQVLVERQPDIDETLPEKPQRPKSLQFGDRRLTLSLFQGVSSHLSLDNPLSPLPASPQTPHSSTYSSLPGDNDATTDTPGTPPPMPPKKHPHEMFDISQNSLEFHPPLPQKIDSKPPPPPPKTRKSMFPGSYENNPQ from the exons CAATTTATAATTACGACTCCAGAGGCGAGCAGGAGCTGTCTCTCCAGGTGGGAGACACTGTACATATACTTGAGACATTTGAAG GCTGGTACAGAGGGTACACATTACGGGACAAATCACGGAAG GGCATTTTCCCAGCCTCGTACATCCACCTGAAGGAGGCGAAAGTTGAAGGGACAGG CCAACAGGAAATAGTTATCCCAGGAGACCTACCACTGGTACTGGAACTCGGTGCCACTCTGAGGGAATGGACACAAATATGGTACAAGCTGTATGTG AACAACAAGACCACTCTCTTCAGGGGCGTACAGCAGATGGCCTACAGCCTCATCGAGTATCGATCTCAGATAGTGTCAGGAACATTACCCAAGGATGACCTTGTGGAGCTCAGGAAGAAAGTCACAGCTAAGATTGATTATGGAAACCG GATTCTGGGTTTGGACTTGGTGGTGCGAGATGACGCGGGGAACACTCTGGACCCGGACTGCACCAGCACAGTCAGTCTGTTCAGGGCCTTTGAGACTGCATCCCGCAGTATAGATGACAGAATACAGGAGGAGAAG ACCCGTCTGCAGAACCTGGAGATGAGGCGCCAGTCCCTGTTCAGCACGGTGCACACCTACAGTCTCTTCGTGAACCTCAAGAACTTTGTGTGTAACATCGGGGAGGATGCAGAGCTGCTTATGTCACTCTATGACCCTGACCAGTCTGAGTTCATCAG TGAGAACTTCCTGGTGCGCTGGGACAGCATGGGCATGCCCAAAGAGATTGAGAAACTCAACAACCTGCCTGCCCTTTTCACG GATCTGAGCAGCAGTGACCTGATTAGGCCACGTCTCTTCCTCGTCTGTCAGATTATCAGAGTGGGCAGCATGGAGCTCAAGGAGGGCAAGAAACACACTGGAGGGTTAAGGAGACCATTTGGTGTGGCTG TGATGGACATCACAGATATCGCCCATGGAAAAGCAGACGATGAGGAGAAGCAGCATTTCATCCCCTTTCAGCA GATAGCTATGGAGACCTACATCCGTCAGAGGCAGCTCatcatttctcctctcctcccatcccggGTCATTGGAGAGAACGAGCCTCTCACCGCCGTCTTCAACAAAGTCATTAACACCCGGGAGGTCAACCACAAGGGCCAGG GACTGTTTGTGACACTGAAGCTGCTTCCTGGTGACCTGTCCCAGGTCAGGAAGGACTACCCTCACTTTGTTGATCGCACCACCGCCATCGTCAGAAAGATGGGCTTCCCTGAGATCATCCTCCCAG GGTATGTGAGGAACGATATCTATGTCACCTTGCTGCAGGGGGAGTTTGACCGTGGTAAAAAAACGTCACCCAAAAATGTTGAGGTGATGTTGAGTGTTCTAGATAACGATGGCAATCTCATGGAG AAAGCAATATTTCCTGGAGCTGGATATGATGGGATCACAGAATACAAGTCTGTAATTTACTACCAGGTCAAGCAGCCAAGCTGGAATGAAACAGTCAAG GTGACTATTCCTATTGAAGATGTGGGTCGCTGTCATCTCAGGGTGATGTTTCGACACAGATCATCTCAGGACT CTAGAGACAAATCAGAGAAGCCGTTTGGCATGGCGTTCGTCCGCCTGATGAAAGGAGACGGAACCACGCTGAGAGACGGCAGACATGACCTCATCGTCTACAAG GTTGACGCAAAGAAGTCTGAGGATGCAAAAACATACCTGACTCTGCCAGGCTCCTGGGCtgaagtggaggagaaggagaggcagacagggaaAACCTTTAACCATTCAGGAGTCATCCCACTCACCAAGGACAGCTTCCAGATTGGCACTCTCACCTGCTCCACTAAACTCACCCAGAATG TGGATCTCCTGGGCCTGTTGAACTGGAGGTCCAACCCTGAAGAGCTGGACCAGAACCTGCAGCGCCTGATGGAGGTTGAGGGGGGGGAAATTGTCAAG TTTCTACAGGACACACTTGATGCCCTCTTCAGTATCATGATGGAGACTTCAGAGGAGGAGACTTATGACACACTGCTGTTTAATGCTCTG GTGTTCATAATCACACTGATTGGAGACATCAAGTTCCAGCACTTTAACCCAGTACTGGAGACATACATCAACAAGCACTTCAGTGCCACTCTGGCTTACAT GAAGCTTACCAAGGTTCTGAATTACTATGTGGGCCATGCAGATGAGCCTGTCCTAACCGAGAGACTGTACTCAGCCCTCAAAGCCCTCAAGTACCTGTTCAGGTTCATCGTGCAGTCCCGGGTCCTCTACCTCAG ATTCTATGGGACCAGTGAGGATGCTTTCTTCAACTCCATACGGACACTCTTCCTGTCCTTCAACACACTCATGGACAGACCGCTGGATGAGGGAGTGAAGATAAAG GGGGCGATACTAAAATACCTTCCCACCATCATTAATGACATCAAGAATGTCTTTGATCCTGTAGAGCTCAG tGTTCTTTTGACTAAGTTCATTGAGAGCATCCCTGACTCTCAGCTGGTGCGCCAGAAACTTGGTTGCATGTGTAAGATGGTGGAGAGTGACCTTTTCAAACAGTCAG AGTGTCGAGATGTCCTCTTGCCGCTGGTGACAGACCAGCTGAGTGGGCAGCTGGATGACCACTCCAATAAACCAGACCACGAGGCTTGTGTTCAGCTGCTCAGCACTGTGCTGGACAACCTGGACCGCAAGAATGTG GGTCCAACCCGGGGCCATGTCCAGCTGATAATGGAGCGGCTGCTTCGCAGGGTCAATCGCACTGTCATCAGCATGAGCAGAACCTCCACTCTCATT ggtcattacctagcctgcaTGACCGCCATCTTGAAGCAGATGGATGACATGCACTACGCCCACTACATCAGCACCTTCAAGACCAGACAAGACATCATT GACTTCCTGATGGAGACATTCATCATGTTTAAGGACCTGATGGGGAACGTTTTCCCCTCTGACTGGATGACCATGAACCTCCTGCAGATTGGTGTGTTTCTGCGGGCCATCAACCAGTACTCTGAGGTCCTCAACATGTACTTCATGGACCAGACCCACTTTGAGCTGCAG ctCTGGAACAACTACTTCCACTTGACTGTTGCATTCCTTACCCACAAGTCATTGCAACTGGAATCCTTCTCTCAAGAAAAACGGAATAAAATACTGAAcaa GTATGGAGACATGAGGAAGAGCATTGGCTTTAAGATCCGAGATATGTGGTATAATCTTG GCCCCCACAAGATGAAGTTCATCCCGGCCATGGTGGGGCCCATCCTAAAGGCTaccctggtgcctgagccagaGCTGAGGAAAGCCACCATCCCCATCTTCTTTGACATGATGCAGTGTGAGCACAACTTCACTCCCAGCCGCACCTTTAACATG TTTGAGAATGAGCTGATCACCAAGTTGGATCAGGAGGTAGAGGGAGGCCGTGGGGATGAACAGTACAAAATCCTGCTGGAGAAAAC ACTACTGGAGCACTGCCGGAGGCACAGATACCTGTCTCAGTCAGGGGAGGAGCTGGCTCTGCTGCTCAGCAGTCTGCTGGAGAAGCTACTGGCCTACCGCACCATCACACATGACGAGAGCCCTGAGCTCCGCATGAGCTGCACCGTTAACGTCCTG AACTTCTACAAGGAGAAGAAGCGGGAAGACATTTACATTCG GTATCTGTACAAGCTCAGGGATTTGCACCTTGTCTGTGAGAACTACACGGAGGCAGCATACACCCTGTTACTTCACGCCGAACTCCTCGAG TGGTCTGACAAGCCCTGTGCCCCACATCTGATCCCCGGTCATGGCAAACATGTCTGGACCCAGCAGGAGCTCAAAGAGAGACTCTTCCAGGAGATCATCTGTAACCTGGACAAGGGCAAA ATGTGGGAGAAAGCCATTGAGATGGGTAAACAGCTGGCAAAGATGCACGAGAACCAGATGTTCGACTTCATGGAGCTGAGCCAGCTGCTG AAACAGCAAGCCCAGTTCTATGAGAATATAATGCATGCCATGCGGCCTCAGCCAGAATACTTTGCTGTGGGATACTATGGCCTTGGATTCCCCACTTTCCTCAGG AACAAAGTGTTCATCTACCGTGGTAAGGAGTACGAGTGGCTGGAGGACTTCAGTCTGAAGCTGCTGTCGCAGTTCCCCAACGCAGCCAGGATGACCAGCACAGCGCCCCCTGGGGACAACATCTGTAACTCCCAAGGACAGC ATATCCAGTGTTTTACAGTCAAGCCAGTCCTTACTGTGCCCGCCCAGTTCAAAGACAAGGGTGTTCCTGAGCAGATCCTGAA ctACTACAGAACCAATGAAGTGGACCAGTTTCAGTATTCCAGACCCTTCAGGAAAGGCGCAAAGGACCCCGACAATGAATTTGCA ACCATGTGGATCGAGAGGACAACTTACATCACAACCTATCACTTCCCAGGGATTCTCAAATGGTTCGAAGTGAAGTCCATCTCTGTT GAGGAGATCAGccctctgcagaatgctgtggagaCCATGGAGATGGCCAATGAGAAGCTCAGTAACCTGGTGCAGCAGCAGGCCTGTGACAGCTCCACGTCCGTCCACCCACTCTCCATGATGCTCAATGGCATTGTTGACCCTGCCGTCATGGGTGGCTACTCCAACTACGAGAAG GCATTCTTCACTGACACCTACATGCATGAACACCCAGATGACCTTGAGAGCATTGAGGTCCTCAAACATCTTATTGCCCTCCAG atCCCTCTCCTGGCTGATGGCATCCGAATCCACGGAGAGAAATCCACGGAGCAGCTGAAGCCCTTACACAACCGCCTGCTCACCTGTTTCTCAGACCTGCGGGAGAGAGTGGAGAAGCATTACGGCGTCATAACCCTG CCCTGCTCTCTCACTGAAAGGAAGAAGAGTCGTGTGGGCTCCGTAGTGATGCCCTACATCCTGTCCTCCACCCTGCGCCGCATGTCCActgtctccaccacctcctcaggCCTCTCCAGCGGCTCCACCTCCTCTAACGGACCCTCCCGGCCCTCCTCCCAGGA TTCGCTGTTGTCCCGTGACACTGCCAACGATCGCCGGGCCTCGATGTTGTCCCGCTCTGAGGATGACAACCGGATCGGTCGAAAGAACCGAAAAGAATGGAGTGTGAGCAAGTCACAGGTTTTGGTGGAGAGACAGCCAGACATAGATGAG ACCCTTCCAGAGAAGCCGCAGAGACCCAAAAGTCTGCAGTTTGGGGATCGTCGCCTGACCCTATCTCTGTTCCAGGGTGTTTCCTCTCACCTCAGCCTTGACAACCCACTCAGCCCCCTGCCAGCCTCTCCTCAGACTCCTCACAGCTCCA cttATTCATCTCTCCCCGGTGATAATGATGCCACCACTGACACTCCCGGAACACCCCCACCCATGCCACCAAAGAAACATCCCCATGAGATGTTTGACATCTCCCAAAACTCCCTTGAG TTCCACCCTCCTCTGCCTCAGAAAATTGACAGCaagccccctccacctcctcctaaAACCAGGAAGTCTATGTTCCCTGGCTCCTACGAGAATAATCCTCAGTGA